One window of the Salminus brasiliensis chromosome 1, fSalBra1.hap2, whole genome shotgun sequence genome contains the following:
- the psma2a gene encoding proteasome subunit alpha type-2 produces MADRGYSFSLTTFSPSGKLVQIEYALAAVAAGAPSVGIKASNGVVLATEKKQKSILYDEQSVHKVEPITKHIGMVYSGMGPDYRVLVRRARKLAQQYFLVYQEPIPTGQLVQRVASVMQEYTQSGGVRPFGVSLLIAGWDEDRPYLFQSDPSGAYFAWKATAMGKNYVNGKTFLEKRYNEDLELEDAIHTAILTLKESFEGQMTEDNIEVGICNEAGFRRLTPAEVKDYLAAIA; encoded by the exons ATGGCAGACAGAGGCTACAGCTTTTCTCtcaccacgttcag CCCTTCGGGGAAGTTGGTCCAGATTGAATATGCTCTGGCAGCTGTTGCAGCAGGAGCTCCCTCAGTTGGGATCAAAG CTTCAAACGGTGTTGTGCTGGCAACAGAAAAGAAGCAGAAATCCATACTGTATGATGAACAGAGTGTCCATAAAGTAGAGCCCATAACCAAACACATCGGCATGGTGTACAGTGGCATGGGGCCGGACTACAG GGTTTTGGTGAGGAGAGCACGGAAGCTCGCCCAGCAATACTTTCTGGTCTACCAGGAGCCTATTCCTACAGGCCAACTTGTTCAGAGGGTTGCTTCCGTCATGCAAGAGTACACACAGTCTGG CGGTGTTCGTCCGTTTGGTGTCTCACTCTTAATCGCTGGCTGGGATGAAGACCGCCCATACCTCTTCCAGTCTGATCCCTCG GGTGCATACTTTGCATGGAAAGCCACCGCAATGGGAAAGAACTATGTGAACGGGAAAACCTTCCTTGAAAAAAG ATACAATGAGGATCTTGAACTTGAAGATGCCATTCACACAGCTATTTTGACCCTCAAG GAAAGTTTTGAAGGTCAGATGACTGAGGACAACATTGAGGTGGGAATCTGTAACGAGGCTGGCTTCAGGCGTCTGACTCCTGCAGAAGTGAAAGACTACTTGGCTGCTATTGCTTGA